In the Solanum pennellii chromosome 5, SPENNV200 genome, one interval contains:
- the LOC107020321 gene encoding serine/threonine-protein kinase prpf4B isoform X2 has product MASDSNEPSRRKHHRSSPSDEDTGEPLKRRKHRHHHRHHRHHRHHSKKHLEKSDSKSEKEMVKSKSEIENGGKPGEEMKIGTVVGVSTLGIDYDMEEGEIIEDDVVDTAAVGDADEITVTEKLGHEDDLNMELHEAQEQGPADNVEKVDRDSTVSVRHDEQRKSRKADRSRERKSSDKHSANGSYIDKFHKLDSKPQKEDSIAGEESTKQKSYDEDENEVQDRIIKSSTPENVGKRHRSVRVSSSHYEHPEERHVTKSSKSPDRSRGRSRSKSVLEESFLVPKSREIDDTYEKESRYRGNFDDEKIGYNRDYRHGSRDSSRDREKEHNSGNSRSSRDRYYNRESVDRFRESSMENDRDRVREKDRERELAREKLRESDKERRRESDKERERVRERDREREREKARDRERDREREHERGRGREREREREREERERRNRDRESRGRSREADRDRNSDRYSRQQDDSVAYNRRNRHYETDIERGRTSNHLKTETTKQHAVETESERSRRDEVEQEDYQEKVVFQLAEQDEEDELDRIKEESRRRRQAILEKYKIKNSQKEQVTQSGDVVEIHMDQSTQKPAIRQNVVQESIDAKSNGADVEPTFSVGKSPLQGGQIGDVLASGAGGLGQGTPKSERSADMFCDDIFGESPAGIRKMGKGDGVAVERSGLHDNWDDPEGYYSYRFGEILDGRYEIVAAHGKGVFSTVVRAKDLKARPGDPEEVAIKMIRNNETMYKAGMEELVILKKLVGADPEDKRHCVRFISSFKYRNHLCLVFESLHMNLREVLKKFGRNIGLKLTAVRTYAKQLFIALKHLKNCGVLHCDIKPDNMLVNEAKNVLKLCDFGNAMFAGKNEITPYLVSRFYRAPEIILGLSYDHPMDIWSVGCCLFELYAGKVLFPGPSNNDMLRLHMELKGPFPKKMLRKGAFTEQHFDQDLNFLAIEEDPVTKKAIRKLIVNIKPKDISAIISGSPGEDPKMLAHFKDLMERIFVLDPEKRMTVSQALSHPFITGK; this is encoded by the exons ATGGCCAGCGATTCCAATGAACCTTCCCGTCGCAAACACCATCGATCTTCTCCTTCCGATGAGGATACCGGAGAACCATTGAAACGCcgtaagcaccgccaccatcaTCGTCACCATCGCCACCATCGCCATCATAGCAAGAAGCATCTAGAGAAATCCGATTCGAAATCCGAGAAAGAAATGGTTAAATCAAAAAGTGAGATTGAGAATGGAGGTAAACCAGGAGAAGAGATGAAGATTGGTACTGTTGTTGGTGTTTCTACTTTAGGGATTGATTATGATATGGAGGAAGGAGAAATCATTGAGGATGATGTTGTGGATACTGCTGCTGTTGGTGATGCTGATGAGATTACCGTGACAGAAAAATTGGGGCATGAAGATGATTTGAACATG GAATTgcatgaagctcaagaacaaggGCCTGCAGACAATGTGGAAAAAGTTGACAGAGATTCCACTGTTTCTGTACGGCATGATGAGCAAAGGAAAAGTAGAAAGGCTGATAGGTCTAGAGAAAGGAAGTCCAGTGACAAGCATTCTGCCAATGGTAGTTACATAGATAAGTTTCATAAATTGGACTCTAAACCACAGAAAGAAGATAGTATCGCTGGTGAAGAAAGTACAAAACAAAAGAGCTATGACGAGGATGAGAATGAGGTACAGGATCGAATAATAAAATCCTCGACTCCTGAAAATGTTGGAAAGAGGCATAGATCTGTTAGGGTATCATCTTCACATTATGAGCACCCTGAAGAGAGACATGTTACAAAGTCATCCAAGTCACCAGATCGCTCCAGAGGAAGATCACGATCAAAAAGTGTTCTGGAGGAGTCTTTCCTTGTACCTAAGTCTCGTGAGATAGATGACACATATGAAAAGGAAAGCAGATATAGAGGTaactttgatgatgaaaaaattGGATACAACCGGGACTATCGACATGGAAGCCGAGATTCTTCAAGGGACAGGGAAAAGGAGCATAATTCTGGTAACAGCAGATCCTCTAGAGACAGGTATTATAACAGGGAGAGTGTTGATAGATTTCGGGAGAGTAGTATGGAGAATGACAGGGATAGAGTAAGAGAGAAAGACAGGGAGCGTGAGTTGGCTAGAGAAAAGCTAAGGGAGAGCGATAAGGAGAGGCGAAGGGAGAGCGATAAGGAGAGGGAAAGAGTAAGGGAGAGGGACAGAGAGAGGGAAAGAGAGAAAGCTCGAGATAGGGAAAGGGATAGAGAAAGAGAACATGAGAGggggagagggagagagagggaAAGGGAGAGGGAGAGGGAAGAGAGAGAAAGGAGGAATAGGGATAGGGAAAGCAGGGGACGTAGTAGGGAGGCAGATAGGGATAGAAATAGTGATAGGTACAGCAGGCAGCAGGATGACAGTGTTGCTTATAATAGACGTAATAGACATTACGAGACTGACATTGAGAGAGGAAGGACAAGTAATCACTTAAAAACTGAGACCACAAAGCAACATGCTGTAGAGACAGAGAGTGAGAGATCGAGAAG AGATGAAGTTGAACAGGAGGATTATCAGGAAAAAGTTGTTTTCCAGCTTGCTGAACaggatgaagaagatgaacttGATAGAATTAAGGAGGAGAGCAGAAGGCGAAGGCAAGCtattcttgaaaaatataagaTTAAGAACTCACAGAAGGAACAAGTTACTCAATCTGGGGACGTTG TTGAGATTCACATGGATCAGTCTACCCAAAAACCGGCAATCAGACAGAATGTTGTGCAAGAGTCTATTGATGCTAAAAGCAATGGTGCAGATGTCGAGCCAACATTTTCTGTTGGGAAATCACCTCTGCAGGGTGGTCAGATTGGTGATGTGCTGGCTTCTGGAGCTGGTGGACTGGGACAGGGTACTCCAAAG AGTGAGAGGTCGGCTGACATGTTTTGTGACGATATATTTGGAGAATCGCCTGCTGGCATCAGGAAGATG GGCAAAGGAGATGGTGTGGCAGTTGAGCGCAGTGGCCTTCATGATAACTGGGATGATCCCGAAGGGTATTATA GTTATCGGTTCGGAGAAATTCTTGATGGCCGTTACGAGATTGTTGCTGCTCATGGTAAAGGAGTCTTTTCTACTGTTGTCCGCGCTAAAGATCTCAAGGCTAGACCTGGTGACCCTGAGGAAGTAGCAATTAAAATGATACGCAATAATGAAACAAT GTATAAAGCTGGTATGGAAGAGTTGGTTATACTGAAAAAACTAGTTGGTGCAGATCCTGAAGACAAGCGCCACTGTGTTCGTTTTATTTCTAGCTTCAAGTACCGGAATCATCTCTGTTTGGTTTTTGAGTCTCTTCATATGAATCTCCGGGAGGTTTTGAAGAAGTTTGGACGTAACATTGGACTCAAACTCACTGCTGTGAGGACGTACGCAAAGCAACTTTTCATTGCTTTGAAGCATTTAAAAAATTGTGGTGTGCTTCATTGTGATATTAAACCCGACAACATGTTG GTAAATGAAGCAAAAAATGTGCTGAAGCTTTGTGACTTTGGTAATGCTATGTTTGctggaaaaaatgaaattactcCATACCTCGTGAGCCGTTTTTACCGTGCCCCAGAGATCA TTCTTGGATTGTCGTATGATCATCCGATGGATATATGGTCAGTGGGTTGCTGTTTGTTTGAGCTCTATGCTGGGAAAGTATTATTTCCAGGTCCAAGTAATAATGACATGCTTCGTCTTCATATGGAATTGAAAGGTCCATTTCCAAAAAAGATGCTTAGAAAG GGTGCATTTACAGAACAACATTTTGACCAGGATCTCAATTTTCTTGCCATCGAAGAGGATCCTGTTACAAAGAAG GCTATAAGGAAGCTGATTGTTAATATCAAGCCAAAAGATATCAGTGCAATAATTTCTGGCTCTCCAGGTGAAGACCCAAAGATGTTGGCTCACTTCAAAGATCTTATGGAGAGAATTTTTGTGTTAGATCCAGAAAAGAGAATGACTGTTTCCCAGGCATTGAGCCACCCATTCATCACGGGCAAGTGA
- the LOC107020321 gene encoding serine/threonine-protein kinase prpf4B isoform X1 — MASDSNEPSRRKHHRSSPSDEDTGEPLKRRKHRHHHRHHRHHRHHSKKHLEKSDSKSEKEMVKSKSEIENGGKPGEEMKIGTVVGVSTLGIDYDMEEGEIIEDDVVDTAAVGDADEITVTEKLGHEDDLNMELHEAQEQGPADNVEKVDRDSTVSVRHDEQRKSRKADRSRERKSSDKHSANGSYIDKFHKLDSKPQKEDSIAGEESTKQKSYDEDENEVQDRIIKSSTPENVGKRHRSVRVSSSHYEHPEERHVTKSSKSPDRSRGRSRSKSVLEESFLVPKSREIDDTYEKESRYRGNFDDEKIGYNRDYRHGSRDSSRDREKEHNSGNSRSSRDRYYNRESVDRFRESSMENDRDRVREKDRERELAREKLRESDKERRRESDKERERVRERDREREREKARDRERDREREHERGRGREREREREREERERRNRDRESRGRSREADRDRNSDRYSRQQDDSVAYNRRNRHYETDIERGRTSNHLKTETTKQHAVETESERSRRDEVEQEDYQEKVVFQLAEQDEEDELDRIKEESRRRRQAILEKYKIKNSQKEQVTQSGDVVEIHMDQSTQKPAIRQNVVQESIDAKSNGADVEPTFSVGKSPLQGGQIGDVLASGAGGLGQGTPKSERSADMFCDDIFGESPAGIRKMGKGDGVAVERSGLHDNWDDPEGYYSYRFGEILDGRYEIVAAHGKGVFSTVVRAKDLKARPGDPEEVAIKMIRNNETMYKAGMEELVILKKLVGADPEDKRHCVRFISSFKYRNHLCLVFESLHMNLREVLKKFGRNIGLKLTAVRTYAKQLFIALKHLKNCGVLHCDIKPDNMLVNEAKNVLKLCDFGNAMFAGKNEITPYLVSRFYRAPEIILGLSYDHPMDIWSVGCCLFELYAGKVLFPGPSNNDMLRLHMELKGPFPKKMLRKGAFTEQHFDQDLNFLAIEEDPVTKKAIRKLIVNIKPKDISAIISGSPGEDPKMLAHFKDLMERIFVLDPEKRMTVSQALSHPFITVLRRLAWLKLQRRLLILGDLYLGSSFSAMFSVLSISTRALMQDSVRCLKGTLEKQCMTGE, encoded by the exons ATGGCCAGCGATTCCAATGAACCTTCCCGTCGCAAACACCATCGATCTTCTCCTTCCGATGAGGATACCGGAGAACCATTGAAACGCcgtaagcaccgccaccatcaTCGTCACCATCGCCACCATCGCCATCATAGCAAGAAGCATCTAGAGAAATCCGATTCGAAATCCGAGAAAGAAATGGTTAAATCAAAAAGTGAGATTGAGAATGGAGGTAAACCAGGAGAAGAGATGAAGATTGGTACTGTTGTTGGTGTTTCTACTTTAGGGATTGATTATGATATGGAGGAAGGAGAAATCATTGAGGATGATGTTGTGGATACTGCTGCTGTTGGTGATGCTGATGAGATTACCGTGACAGAAAAATTGGGGCATGAAGATGATTTGAACATG GAATTgcatgaagctcaagaacaaggGCCTGCAGACAATGTGGAAAAAGTTGACAGAGATTCCACTGTTTCTGTACGGCATGATGAGCAAAGGAAAAGTAGAAAGGCTGATAGGTCTAGAGAAAGGAAGTCCAGTGACAAGCATTCTGCCAATGGTAGTTACATAGATAAGTTTCATAAATTGGACTCTAAACCACAGAAAGAAGATAGTATCGCTGGTGAAGAAAGTACAAAACAAAAGAGCTATGACGAGGATGAGAATGAGGTACAGGATCGAATAATAAAATCCTCGACTCCTGAAAATGTTGGAAAGAGGCATAGATCTGTTAGGGTATCATCTTCACATTATGAGCACCCTGAAGAGAGACATGTTACAAAGTCATCCAAGTCACCAGATCGCTCCAGAGGAAGATCACGATCAAAAAGTGTTCTGGAGGAGTCTTTCCTTGTACCTAAGTCTCGTGAGATAGATGACACATATGAAAAGGAAAGCAGATATAGAGGTaactttgatgatgaaaaaattGGATACAACCGGGACTATCGACATGGAAGCCGAGATTCTTCAAGGGACAGGGAAAAGGAGCATAATTCTGGTAACAGCAGATCCTCTAGAGACAGGTATTATAACAGGGAGAGTGTTGATAGATTTCGGGAGAGTAGTATGGAGAATGACAGGGATAGAGTAAGAGAGAAAGACAGGGAGCGTGAGTTGGCTAGAGAAAAGCTAAGGGAGAGCGATAAGGAGAGGCGAAGGGAGAGCGATAAGGAGAGGGAAAGAGTAAGGGAGAGGGACAGAGAGAGGGAAAGAGAGAAAGCTCGAGATAGGGAAAGGGATAGAGAAAGAGAACATGAGAGggggagagggagagagagggaAAGGGAGAGGGAGAGGGAAGAGAGAGAAAGGAGGAATAGGGATAGGGAAAGCAGGGGACGTAGTAGGGAGGCAGATAGGGATAGAAATAGTGATAGGTACAGCAGGCAGCAGGATGACAGTGTTGCTTATAATAGACGTAATAGACATTACGAGACTGACATTGAGAGAGGAAGGACAAGTAATCACTTAAAAACTGAGACCACAAAGCAACATGCTGTAGAGACAGAGAGTGAGAGATCGAGAAG AGATGAAGTTGAACAGGAGGATTATCAGGAAAAAGTTGTTTTCCAGCTTGCTGAACaggatgaagaagatgaacttGATAGAATTAAGGAGGAGAGCAGAAGGCGAAGGCAAGCtattcttgaaaaatataagaTTAAGAACTCACAGAAGGAACAAGTTACTCAATCTGGGGACGTTG TTGAGATTCACATGGATCAGTCTACCCAAAAACCGGCAATCAGACAGAATGTTGTGCAAGAGTCTATTGATGCTAAAAGCAATGGTGCAGATGTCGAGCCAACATTTTCTGTTGGGAAATCACCTCTGCAGGGTGGTCAGATTGGTGATGTGCTGGCTTCTGGAGCTGGTGGACTGGGACAGGGTACTCCAAAG AGTGAGAGGTCGGCTGACATGTTTTGTGACGATATATTTGGAGAATCGCCTGCTGGCATCAGGAAGATG GGCAAAGGAGATGGTGTGGCAGTTGAGCGCAGTGGCCTTCATGATAACTGGGATGATCCCGAAGGGTATTATA GTTATCGGTTCGGAGAAATTCTTGATGGCCGTTACGAGATTGTTGCTGCTCATGGTAAAGGAGTCTTTTCTACTGTTGTCCGCGCTAAAGATCTCAAGGCTAGACCTGGTGACCCTGAGGAAGTAGCAATTAAAATGATACGCAATAATGAAACAAT GTATAAAGCTGGTATGGAAGAGTTGGTTATACTGAAAAAACTAGTTGGTGCAGATCCTGAAGACAAGCGCCACTGTGTTCGTTTTATTTCTAGCTTCAAGTACCGGAATCATCTCTGTTTGGTTTTTGAGTCTCTTCATATGAATCTCCGGGAGGTTTTGAAGAAGTTTGGACGTAACATTGGACTCAAACTCACTGCTGTGAGGACGTACGCAAAGCAACTTTTCATTGCTTTGAAGCATTTAAAAAATTGTGGTGTGCTTCATTGTGATATTAAACCCGACAACATGTTG GTAAATGAAGCAAAAAATGTGCTGAAGCTTTGTGACTTTGGTAATGCTATGTTTGctggaaaaaatgaaattactcCATACCTCGTGAGCCGTTTTTACCGTGCCCCAGAGATCA TTCTTGGATTGTCGTATGATCATCCGATGGATATATGGTCAGTGGGTTGCTGTTTGTTTGAGCTCTATGCTGGGAAAGTATTATTTCCAGGTCCAAGTAATAATGACATGCTTCGTCTTCATATGGAATTGAAAGGTCCATTTCCAAAAAAGATGCTTAGAAAG GGTGCATTTACAGAACAACATTTTGACCAGGATCTCAATTTTCTTGCCATCGAAGAGGATCCTGTTACAAAGAAG GCTATAAGGAAGCTGATTGTTAATATCAAGCCAAAAGATATCAGTGCAATAATTTCTGGCTCTCCAGGTGAAGACCCAAAGATGTTGGCTCACTTCAAAGATCTTATGGAGAGAATTTTTGTGTTAGATCCAGAAAAGAGAATGACTGTTTCCCAGGCATTGAGCCACCCATTCATCACGG TGCTTCGGAGATTGGCATGGTTGAAGTTGCAGAGAAGATTGCTGATTTTGGGAGATCTATATCTTGGCAGTTCTTTCAGTGCAATGTTTTCTGTTCTATC GATATCTACCAGGGCTTTGATGCAAGATTCAGTTAGATGCTTAAAAGGCACCCTGGAGAAG CAATGTATGACTGGAGAATGA
- the LOC107020534 gene encoding dihydrolipoyllysine-residue acetyltransferase component 4 of pyruvate dehydrogenase complex, chloroplastic has product MASLQSSAISFSSSLGRFSATRTMLPQKPRKYKLPVVESKIREIFMPALSSTMTEGKIVSWVKSEGDVLSKGESVVVVESDKADMDVETFYDGILAVIVVNEGETALVGAPIGLLAETEEEIAEAKAKAKGQSGGSSSGSESTPEPQSPVGASSDEPKKIVATPNAKKLAKQHKIDINKVNGTGPFGRITSEDVEKAAGITPAPSKSISPPPAAAAAAAAPAAGAPAKAAPVSLPEIPGSTVVPFTTMQVAVSKNMVESLSVPTFRVGYPVITDALDALYLKVKKKGVTMTALLAKAAAMALAQHPVVNSSCKDGKSFTYNSSINIAVAVAINGGLITPVLQDADKLDLYLLSQKWKELVEKARAKQLQPHEYNSGTFTLSNLGMFGVDRFDAILPPGQGAIMAVGASKPTPVADADGFFSVKNKMLVNVTADHRVVYGADLAAFLQTFSKIIENPDSLTM; this is encoded by the exons ATGGCGTCACTTCAATCCTCTGCAATCTCCTTCTCATCTTCCCTTGGCCGTTTCTCAGCCACACGCACAATGCTCCCTCAGAAACCCAGAAAATACAAACTCCCAGTTGTTGAATCGAAGATTCGAGAGATTTTCATGCCGGCATTAAGCTCAACGATGACTGAAGGAAAGATCGTATCTTGGGTTAAATCGGAAGGTGATGTTTTGTCTAAAGGTGAATCTGTCGTTGTTGTGGAGTCGGATAAAGCTGATATGGATGTTGAGACGTTTTACGATGGGATTTtagctgttattgttgttaacGAAGGTGAAACTGCACTTGTTGGTGCTCCTATTGGGTTATTAGCTGAAACAGAAGAGGAAATTGCTGAAGCTAAAGCTAAAGCGAAAGGACAATCTGGGGGTTCTTCTTCTGGATCGGAGAGTACTCCTGAACCTCAATCTCCGGTTGGGGCTTCTTCTGATGAGCCGAAGAAAATTGTTGCGACCCCAAATGCGAAGAAATTGGCGAAGCAGCATAAAATTGATATCAATAAAGTGAACGGGACCGGCCCATTTGGACGGATTACATCGGAGGATGTTGAGAAAGCTGCTGGAATTACTCCGGCACCGTCCAAGAGTATTAGCCCACCtcctgctgctgctgctgctgctgctgctccGGCAGCGGGTGCGCCAGCTAAAGCTGCTCCGGTTAGTTTACCAGAGATTCCTGGGTCAACAGTTGTTCCGTTCACAACAATGCAAGTTGCAGTGTCCAAGAATATGGTGGAGAGTCTCTCTGTTCCAACATTTCGTGTTGGGTATCCAGTTATTACTGATGCCCTTGATGCTTTATACCTAAAG GTCAAGAAGAAGGGTGTTACAATGACCGCATTGTTGGCCAAAGCTGCGGCAATGGCACTAGCTCAACATCCAGTTGTGAATTCTTCTTGTAAAGATGGAAAGAGCTTTACGTACAACAGCAGTATTAATATTGCTGTTGCGGTGGCCATTAACGGTGGGTTGATAACACCGGTGCTTCAGGATGCTGACAAG TTGGATCTGTATCTGTTGTCTCAAAAGTGGAAGGAACTGGTAGAGAAGGCTAGGGCTAAGCAACTACAACCACATGAGTACAATTCAG GGACTTTCACTTTGTCAAACTTGGGCATGTTTGGTGTGGACCGATTTGATGCTATTCTTCCTCCTGGCCAG GGGGCTATAATGGCTGTTGGAGCATCAAAACCAACTCCTGTAGCTGATGCTGATGGGTTCTTCAGCGTCAAAAATAAGATGCTG GTAAACGTCACAGCAGATCACCGAGTTGTGTATGGCGCGGACTTAGCAGCCTTCCTTCAAACGTTTTCCAAGATTATTGAGAATCCAGATAGCTTGACAATGTAG